The stretch of DNA ATCCAAAGGATGATAATAAAACAGTTGCTTATGCAATGCTTCGCTTCAACGAGCAAGCTCCTATCAAGTGGCAATTGGCTACTAAACTGGGTGAAGACTTAAGTGTGCTTTCAGGAAATGAAGTATTCGGTTATGGCGTTGACTCTGGAACAGGTTGTTTTATGGATGCAGATGCTGGTCAAATTATTGTTGATAATACTTGGAAAGCAGAAACTTATGAAGAAAGTTTGAGTTGCAAGCTTGGAGAAGCACTAGAAGAAAACTATAACCTTGGATTTAATTGGGCTAATCTATGTGTAGATGACTCTACACACGCAAATGTGATTGCATTTGATTCGGGTGAGGGTGATGGTTTCTACGCTTCTTATTTTGGACTTGATGCTGAGGGTTGTATTGTTGCCGTTGTAACAGAGTTTATGTCAGGAGATTTATTATGATGTAGCAGTTTTTGGTTGCATCTATTAAAAGTAAGGCAATAGAAATTGACTGTAATACAAAAAGTTGCGTTAAATTGAAAGGAAGCCAATATCTATAACTTACACGCCAAGTTTAGAGGAAAATAACAATGTTTAAAAACTTAGAAAACATTGATTGGGATAGGCTAGAAAGCGAATTAGGCGAGAAGCTAGTAACTCTTTTAAAAGACCTATCAGCGGATGATAAAAAGGTACGTAGCGAGGCTCAGATGGAATTGTGGTATGCAAGTTGGCACCAGGGAACATTGACCTGGCCTGCTTATTTTATAGTCCCATTTTTCCAAGAACGTCTCTCACGCGAATCAGAACCAGATTTATTAGAATCAATATTGATCGATCTGGCACACTTGGCAACCGCAGCAACATTTTTTGGCACTCAGCCAGTTTTCAAGTATGAGATATTAGAATTAGATAAGGAATATCCTTCTGAATATCAGGAACAGTTGCTAATTGAGTTAGGGTGGGTAAATGGGACTTTTGAGGCAGTTTATAAAGGAATCAATCTTTATCTTAATTTACTAGAACACAACTATCCCAAAGTTAGAATAGCCGCTGCTTATACGCTTTCTTGTTGCAAGTCAGAGGCAGAGCGGATATGCAATTTAATGATTCAGCATTTTACCTGCGAGTCTGATGAAATGGTAAAAGCGACAATTCCCTTGTGTCTGGCATTTCTCAGCAAAAGTACGCTTGTAGATGCCGCTTTTTGTGAGGAAATTTTGAACTCAAATGAAAGCGATATTGTCAAACTTTCTGCCGGGGTTAGCCTTGCTTATATAGCGGGCGAAAATATCTCAAACAATGCTTTCAATCGGCTCCTAAGTTTGATCAAAAATAAAGAGTTATTTACCCATTTGTGGGAACACTATGACAACCCAATGGCAACCGCACATTACTGGATGATTATTAATTTTTTTAGCCGGCTTGACGATAGTAAATTAGCGCAGATTTTAGTAGTTTTGGCGGAACCTGAACAACAAATATATGACTGCGGGGATTTATTACAGGAACTTGCTTTTAACTGGCAAAAGATCCCAGAAGGTACAACTATCGATCAGTTAACAGAACCTCAGCAAGTGATTCTGCGTTTAATTGCCGACAGGATAACCACCAACCAAGAAAGGCTAAACACATATAATCTCTTAAGTTTTATGGGAATAAAAGAGGTCGGATTAGGCCCACAGGAAAAACTAATTAATTTTCTCAATGGCGAACCATTAAAATATGATGCCTAAGTGCAATTTTATTTAACCTAACTATCAACAATCGGCAAAGTAAACCAAAAAGTAGCACCCGCACCCGGACTACTAATTACTCCAATTTCCCCTCCGTGAGCGGCAATAATTTGGCGACAAAGATATAGTCCCAAACCCAAACCAAGAGAATGCCGAACTTGAGAACCCCTAGCATAAAGGTCAAAAAGGCGATCGCATAGTTCAGCAGGTATTCCCACGCCGTCATCCTCCACAGTACAGCGAATCATTTTGATTGAACGCTCGGCAATTTTCCTCTGATTATCCACCTCTATTATTGCCGCAGTCATCGTCAAATTAAGTCCCGGCGCATTGTGTTTTAAAGCATTAGCAATCAAATTTGAAAATACTCGCCATAACTGCGTAGAGTCAGCATTAACTAATGGTAAATCGGCTGAAACTTGATTTTTTACAGCCGTTTGATGTTGCACTAGCATTGGTTCTAAATCTGCGATCGCAGATTCAATTAAACCTCTCAAATGTAGGGGTTCGCATTGCAAAACTAAACCCCGTACCTCGCTAGCCTGTACTTCCAAAAGCGAATTTATTAACTTTAATTGCTGTTCGCTCCCTTGAATCATCCGCAATAAAATAGATCGCGGTACTGCGATCCCATCCCCAGGCTTTTTCTCCCAATTTTTCAACACCATTAACATCCCTGCAACCGGGTTTCGCAAGTCGTGAGAGAGAGCATGGATAAACACCCGCAAAGCTTCCTCCGCCTGCTTTCGCTGCGTGATATCCTCAATTAAACCTTCATAATAAAGCACCTTGCCATTAGCATCTCGCACCGTTCGTGCGTTCTCAGAAATCCAGACAATGCTGCCATCTTTGCGGTAGATTTGAGACTCAAAATCCGATACTCTCCCGTGTTCTTCAATCTGTCTAATAAACTCAGCGCGGCGATTTGGTTCTACATATAATTGATGTTCTATATCAGTAAAAATATCTGTTACTTCTTCCGATAAATCGTAGCCATAAATTCTAGCTAAAGCCGGATTTGCTGTAATATATCTCCCATCAGGAGTACTCTGAAAAATTCCCTCCCCGGCATTTTCAAAAATACTGCGATACTTCGCTTCCGCTGCTTCTAACTTATCATAAGTTACTGCCAAAGACCGCCTAGTTTCAAACTCATCTCGCTGTAAGCGCTCGTACAAATATACCGACAAATCGCAGATAAAACAAAACCAAAATAAATATAAATAAAATCCTGCAAAATGGAAAGCTGTCATCTTCGCGATGGTGAGATTAAGCGCCCAATTTACTCCTATATAACAAGCAACTACGCCTAACTGTGAAACTACATGAAGGGGCCATCGCACGGGCATTAATGTCGCCTGAGTTAAAAATGCCAAACACCACATTAAAGTCTGAGGTTCTGCTTGACCAATTAGGGCCGCTCCTACCTGTACAATGATAGTTAGCGACCAAGAAAAACCTAAAAATAATAAACTAGGATAGCGCCTTCCTAGTTCAGTTTGGTGCAATGTTAAACAGGTAAGCAATCCTAATTCAACAGCAATACCAATATAGAGATTTGCAGCTTTAAATTCTTTGGGATCGAAGATAGATTCTCCCCAAAGATAAACCGTAATTGTTAAAGCAAAAAAGACTGCAATCCACAAGGCGGGACGCAGGCGGTTTCTCAGAAAACGGTCACGCCAAACCTCATAATTGACGGACAACTGAGCTGCTTTAACATTGCTCAGATTGGTCATAGGAAGAAGGAAGAAGGAAGAAGAAGAAGAAGAAGTAAGAAGGATTTAGCTATAAACAACCTAGAACTAATTACGTAACGCCGCCTTCTAGGCGGTAATATACCGCCTAGAAGATGGCGTTACGTAAGTTTTTAAAGCAATAGAAATAGCCTTGTCCATCTTCGTGATTGTTATATTTCATAATTCAAACAATAGTTAGCAATAGGTAGTGTAAACCAGAACTTTGAACCAACTCCGAGATTACTATCAACTCCCATTTCGCCACCGTGAGCTTTAATAATTTGGCGAGAGATATATAGTCCTAAACCTAGACCAGTCAATTGTCTATTATTAGGGTCTTGAACGTAAAGTTCAAACAGAGATGCACATTGCTGAGGACTTATCCCTATTCCATTATCTTCAATCGTACAACGAATTATGTTACTTTCGCTTGTGCTTTTCCCTAAATTATAAGTCGATGGATGGGGGATTGAGCATTGTCTTGTTTTGATGCTTGCATTAATCACATCTATCTTAAGGCTTAAATTTACTCCGGGTGGGTTGTGTTTGAGAGCATTCGTCAGCAGGTTTTCAAATACGCGCCGCAACTGTTTAGCATCGCCATTTACTAGGGGTAAATCTGCGGGTACGCTTTGAGTTAAAGTTGCGTTGTTTTTACCTAAAATATGTTCTAAATCCTTTACAACGTCTGAACTCAAATCGCTTAATTGTAGTGGGGTGCAGTTGAGGACAATTCCGTTTACTTCGCTGGCGTGAGCATCTAAAAGAGAATTAACCATACTTAACTGATGTTCGCTACCCTGTACCATTCGTTCCAAAATTGAACGAGGAACGGGTATTTTTTGCTGATTTTCCCCTGGCAAATTGCCCATGCAAGGCTTGTTAAGCAAATTTTTTAGCAAAATCAACATTCCCATCAGTGGGGTGCGGAGATTGTGAGAAACTGCGTGTATAAATAGGTCTTTAAGTCGGTTGCTTTCTTGAAGTTCTTGCATTTTTTGCTGGAGTTCTTGGGTGCGTTCTTCGACTTGGCGTTCTAGGTTAGCATTGAGAGTTGTTACTTGCTGTAACAACTGCGCTTGTTGAAGAGCGATCGCGACTTGTGTAGCTAGTTTTTCTAATAAATCAATTTCAAATTCTTGCCAATGGCGCGTTCCGGCACACTGATTGACTACCAACAGTCCAAATAGCTGTTCTCCTAACATAATTGGCAGGTTTAATGCCGCCCGTACTTGATAATTATGGTAGTATTCAACCATTGCGGCTGGTATTTCTATTTGAGTGGTATCGGCAATGGCACAGACGGCATTATGGGCGTAATATTTTCTCACTTCATTAATGTGATTATTATCGGTAAATTTCCAGGCTAAAATCGAAGGAAAATCGGGATTTACCGACTCGGAAACTATGATACTATACTGAGATTTTGTCGGGGATGCTTCGATACTATTTAAAGTAGCAATAAAGGCGCGGTCTGCTTTCAAAAATTGTCTGACTTCGGCGACAGTAGTATTAAGAATTTCGTCGAGGTCAAGCGATCGCCTAATTCGCAGTGCAATTTCGCCTAACAAGCGATCGCGCCAAGCAGACACCCGCAAAGCTTCTTCAGTGGCTTTACGCTCCGTGACATCCTGTACCGCCGCCACCATCCCATTGTGCTTAACGGCTGAGTGTTCCCGCAAAGTGCGATCGCTCCCATCTGGGAGGACAATTCTGTACTCAATACAATAATGTTTTTGCTCAAATACTGCTCTCTGATGCGATCGCGCCACTAACTCCCGATCTTCGGGATGTACTGCTTGTAAAAACGCTTCCTCGCTGGGTTCACAGCAACCAGGAACATAACCCAGCAAACGGTAAAGTTCCGCCGACCACCGCAACTCAATTATAGACTTTCTTTCCCCTCTTAATTTCGATGAATAAGGCATTTCAATTAAGGATTGAAAATTATCGCTAGCTGCATTTTCAACTGCATATTTTAAATCCCAGTTACCTAATTGAGCAATACGTTGAGCATTAGCTAAACTTGCTTCACTCTCTCGCAATAGAGAAGCCGTGCGATGTACATCTACTAATGCTTGCTGACGTTCCGCAACAGCAGCAGCTAAGATTAAAGCCGTACTCGCGATCGCACCCATAAAAACTTGTAAAAATAACACAGCCTGACTGAGATTTAAGCTCTTAGCAACAAAAGGGCCGCCTCCTTGAACAGCACCAAAAATAGCGAGAGTGGAAACAATCACGCTAGCCAAAATCGCCCCTTCCTGACCAAATCTCAAGGCCGCCCAAACTACTAAAGGAAAAGGCAAATATTCTAAAGGATAAAGTGCAATTTCTGCCTCAGTTTTCGAGCCAAATACTAACAAACTAACGCAGGTCAATAAACTCAGACAGATACTAAACTCAAAATAATTAAAAGTTTCAGATTTCCAATTTGAAATTGGATAAATCCCATTTTTAATCTTTAATTTGAAATTTTTAACTCCTAAACTCCAAATCAACAACAAGGGAGTCACAATTAAAATCCCCATGCCATCTCCGATCCAAGTTGTCCACCAATTCGTCCAAAAACTGCTCCAGTTAGCGATACCAAAAATACACCCACTCAAATTACCCAGAGTAGCCACTACGATCGTAGAGATGACAGCAGCAGCCAGTAATGCCATCACATCTCGCAGACGTTCCAGGCGGGGAGAAAAACCGATGCGATCGAGCAGCATTTTCCCAGCGATCGCTTGGAGAGTAACGCTAAAAGCACTGGTCGCGATCGTCGGCCAAGGTATACTTATTCCCCCCGTTGAATTCAATAAAAAAGAACCGATCGCTACCCCTGGCCACATTTGGAAGCCTTTCAATGAAAATGCTGCTAAGGCAATTCCCGCCGGCGGCCACACTGGGGAAGCCTCCGCTTTCGCCAGTCCCAACATCGACGCGGACAGTTTTCCCGTCAAAAAATAGGCTAAGGCAAGGATGCCTATGTGCAATATCAGCTCATAGCGGTTTTTAAGCAGTTTCATCTGAACTATTGATACCACATCTGCCAGAGGTAGTAGAACGATCGATTGAGTATTACTTTTAAATTACACTTTCCCAAAGCGATCGTACTTCCTTCCACTGCATTACCTGATTGGGTGAAGGAAGTAATTTTTGAGTTTTAAGTTTTAAGTTTTGAATAATACAAAAGTTACATACTTACTACAATTTTCGCTACTTTTCTAAAGCCCAAAACCTCTTTTACCATCAGGCTTTACCGTCATCCAATTCGTCTTAGCCATAGCTAATTGCTCATCAGAAACCGTTGCATCAATCAGATTAGCCCCGCACAAATTAGCCCCGCGCAAATTGGCTTTACTTAAGTAAGCACCAGCGAGATTAGCACCTCTGAGATCCGCTGATTGTAAATTTGCCGTACTGCAATAAGCTTGAGTTAAATTCGCATCCCGCAAATTCGCTTCCACTAATCGGGCGTGACCTAAATTTGCCTCCGACAAATCAGCCCCTTGCAAATTTGCTCTAGTCAATCGAGCCTCGTAAAAATTTGCCCCGGCCAAATTTACACCCTTCAAGTTCAAACCGCCCAAATCGCAATCGGCAAAGTCTCTCTTGCCTTTAAAATAGGCAGAGCGCAGCGTATTCGCATCCCACTTTGGCGGAAGTTTCGAGCCTTTTCCGCCCGAATTGTGGGTCGTCATCCCCGTCATTCCAGTTCTGGAAGTAGCGGGATTGCGCCCATTTTTAGACTGCATCCCCGTTCCCCCAGTTTGAGAGAAGGAGCTTTTATTACCCAAGCGAGTTTGTCTGGCCCGAATATCCTGAGCGATTTTTGCTGCCGGCGACAGCCATGCTGAACCGTCAGCGTTAAATACAGTCGGGTCTTCCGGTTGCTGATGGGGTCTTCTTTGGCTGACCATGCCATCGGAAAGGCTAGAGGTATCTTCTAGTTCGTGATTGAGGGCTCTGAGAACTTCGTTAGCCGACTGGTAGCGGTAGCCAACCATCGGTTGAAGCATTTTGTCGAGGATACCTTCCAAGTGCTTGCTGACGTAAACATGGGACTGCCAGATAATTTCGCCGCTTACTGGGTCGAAATCTAAATCTTTAGGGGATTTGCCTGTCAGCAGGAATAAGCACGTCATCCCCAAAGCATAGATATCGCTGGCGTAAACTGGTCGCATCGCCATCTGTTCGGGAGGGGCGAAGCTAAATGTACCGACGGAGAATTTTGTATTAGCCGTCTGATCCGTCATGTCCAGTAAAATTGTCTGACCCACTTGATCTTTTACGGCTCCGAAGTCAATCAGTACCAAGCGGTTATCTTGACTGCGGCGGAGGATATTCGCGGGTTTAATATCCCGGTGGATCACTCCTTGACTGTGAATGTAATTGATTACTGGTAGCAGTTCTTTAAGAAATTCTATAATCCCGGATTCATTGAAGGGGCCAGAGGTTTTGACCTCCTGTTTGAGGGTAGCGCCTTTGATGTATTCCTGAACCAAATAAAATTGCTGACCGGCTTCAAAGTAGTCTAGCAGTCGCGGTACTTGGGGGTGATCGCCCAATTTGCCAAGAGTTTTGGCTTCGCGCTTAAATAACTCCCGTGCCATTTCTAAAATTCGCGGCGATGTGGCGTTGGGGCGCAGTTGCTTGACCACACAAGTCGGCTGACCAGGTAATGATATATCCTTGGCTAGGAATGTGGCTCCAAAACCCCCTTGTCCTAGAGGTTGGATTACTTGATAGCGAGCTCGCAGCAGCAATCGCGAACCGCACGCCTGACATTGGATGGCTTCAGGCGGGTTCTGAGGTTGGGGGCAGGCCGGATTTATGCAGTAGCTCATGTTAATCAAGTGTGCCTAAGTTTTGCTAATCTAGCTAGGACAGCTCGACTACAGAGACCCCCTGTGGGTACAGCAGCTAGAAATATGATTTTCTGCCAGTTGTCGGGGGGTGTAGGCGGGGCTGCTAATTTTCGATGCACCTACGTCTTTTAGCTTGATATCCTTACTATATTTTAATTATCTCGCTATTCTGGTCGATTTTTCGAGAAAATATTTAAAGACTCTTTAAAGACTTGCGGAATTTAGTATCTATTATAGAATTTATTTCTAAACTTAAGGGCTTTTTGCTGCTTTGGATACTTTTATAGGAGAAGGCATAAGCTACAAGACACAAGGGAAATGGAATCTTCAGCAATGCTTTGAGCAATTAAGAATGTCAAAACTTATCTCGGTCATTTCTATCTGGTAGATCGTTACTCTGTTGAGAATGTTGCTTGCGGGCAAGGGGCAGTTAGCCTTTAGCTGTGAATTATCAAGATTTATTATACCATAGTTTTTTTGTTGACACTTTCAAGTAAATATGCTGTCAAAATTAGGAAACGATCGCGATCGCCCAGTCCCCCAGGGGTTGAAACCCCTCCCTCAGAATTTAACTCCTCTCCAGAAGACTAATGAATTTAACAGTCCTCTTCCGAAGGAGTTAACCTTCATCTCAGGGGCTTAAGTCCCCAGCAAGTTTTGGCTTAAGTCGCCCTCTGGATGCTACGTTACGAAAAGGACATGGAAAGAAGACAAAGGACAAAAGAATGCGTATCTCTATCAACTGGTTGCGGGAACTGGTAGACATCGCCGTAACGCCAGAAGAACTAGCGGAAACCCTGACAATGGCTGGGTTTGAGGTAGAAGAAATTGAAGACCGCCGCACTTGGGCCGATGGCGTAGTATTGGGCAAAATACTCACTTGCGAGCAACATCCTAATGCTGACAAGCTGAGAGTCTGTCAAGTAGACATCGGTAAGGGCGAACCTTTAAACATTGTTTGCGGAGCTCCTAATGCTAGAGCTAATATCTATGTAGCTGTCGCCACTGTCGGAACTTATCTACCGAATATCGACTTGAAAATTAAACCTGCTAAACTGCGGGGCGTTCCTTCTGAGGGGATGATTTGC from Kamptonema formosum PCC 6407 encodes:
- a CDS encoding serine/threonine-protein kinase, coding for MSYCINPACPQPQNPPEAIQCQACGSRLLLRARYQVIQPLGQGGFGATFLAKDISLPGQPTCVVKQLRPNATSPRILEMARELFKREAKTLGKLGDHPQVPRLLDYFEAGQQFYLVQEYIKGATLKQEVKTSGPFNESGIIEFLKELLPVINYIHSQGVIHRDIKPANILRRSQDNRLVLIDFGAVKDQVGQTILLDMTDQTANTKFSVGTFSFAPPEQMAMRPVYASDIYALGMTCLFLLTGKSPKDLDFDPVSGEIIWQSHVYVSKHLEGILDKMLQPMVGYRYQSANEVLRALNHELEDTSSLSDGMVSQRRPHQQPEDPTVFNADGSAWLSPAAKIAQDIRARQTRLGNKSSFSQTGGTGMQSKNGRNPATSRTGMTGMTTHNSGGKGSKLPPKWDANTLRSAYFKGKRDFADCDLGGLNLKGVNLAGANFYEARLTRANLQGADLSEANLGHARLVEANLRDANLTQAYCSTANLQSADLRGANLAGAYLSKANLRGANLCGANLIDATVSDEQLAMAKTNWMTVKPDGKRGFGL
- a CDS encoding sensor histidine kinase, whose amino-acid sequence is MTNLSNVKAAQLSVNYEVWRDRFLRNRLRPALWIAVFFALTITVYLWGESIFDPKEFKAANLYIGIAVELGLLTCLTLHQTELGRRYPSLLFLGFSWSLTIIVQVGAALIGQAEPQTLMWCLAFLTQATLMPVRWPLHVVSQLGVVACYIGVNWALNLTIAKMTAFHFAGFYLYLFWFCFICDLSVYLYERLQRDEFETRRSLAVTYDKLEAAEAKYRSIFENAGEGIFQSTPDGRYITANPALARIYGYDLSEEVTDIFTDIEHQLYVEPNRRAEFIRQIEEHGRVSDFESQIYRKDGSIVWISENARTVRDANGKVLYYEGLIEDITQRKQAEEALRVFIHALSHDLRNPVAGMLMVLKNWEKKPGDGIAVPRSILLRMIQGSEQQLKLINSLLEVQASEVRGLVLQCEPLHLRGLIESAIADLEPMLVQHQTAVKNQVSADLPLVNADSTQLWRVFSNLIANALKHNAPGLNLTMTAAIIEVDNQRKIAERSIKMIRCTVEDDGVGIPAELCDRLFDLYARGSQVRHSLGLGLGLYLCRQIIAAHGGEIGVISSPGAGATFWFTLPIVDS
- a CDS encoding sensor histidine kinase, which gives rise to MKLLKNRYELILHIGILALAYFLTGKLSASMLGLAKAEASPVWPPAGIALAAFSLKGFQMWPGVAIGSFLLNSTGGISIPWPTIATSAFSVTLQAIAGKMLLDRIGFSPRLERLRDVMALLAAAVISTIVVATLGNLSGCIFGIANWSSFWTNWWTTWIGDGMGILIVTPLLLIWSLGVKNFKLKIKNGIYPISNWKSETFNYFEFSICLSLLTCVSLLVFGSKTEAEIALYPLEYLPFPLVVWAALRFGQEGAILASVIVSTLAIFGAVQGGGPFVAKSLNLSQAVLFLQVFMGAIASTALILAAAVAERQQALVDVHRTASLLRESEASLANAQRIAQLGNWDLKYAVENAASDNFQSLIEMPYSSKLRGERKSIIELRWSAELYRLLGYVPGCCEPSEEAFLQAVHPEDRELVARSHQRAVFEQKHYCIEYRIVLPDGSDRTLREHSAVKHNGMVAAVQDVTERKATEEALRVSAWRDRLLGEIALRIRRSLDLDEILNTTVAEVRQFLKADRAFIATLNSIEASPTKSQYSIIVSESVNPDFPSILAWKFTDNNHINEVRKYYAHNAVCAIADTTQIEIPAAMVEYYHNYQVRAALNLPIMLGEQLFGLLVVNQCAGTRHWQEFEIDLLEKLATQVAIALQQAQLLQQVTTLNANLERQVEERTQELQQKMQELQESNRLKDLFIHAVSHNLRTPLMGMLILLKNLLNKPCMGNLPGENQQKIPVPRSILERMVQGSEHQLSMVNSLLDAHASEVNGIVLNCTPLQLSDLSSDVVKDLEHILGKNNATLTQSVPADLPLVNGDAKQLRRVFENLLTNALKHNPPGVNLSLKIDVINASIKTRQCSIPHPSTYNLGKSTSESNIIRCTIEDNGIGISPQQCASLFELYVQDPNNRQLTGLGLGLYISRQIIKAHGGEMGVDSNLGVGSKFWFTLPIANYCLNYEI
- a CDS encoding DUF4241 domain-containing protein translates to MSKLDLMKAFQPGHKLITQFCELTLTSYEIGKLTLNSGKLVACDPLVFPGTEPFAPQFKSGHYPVILSVGYNPKDDNKTVAYAMLRFNEQAPIKWQLATKLGEDLSVLSGNEVFGYGVDSGTGCFMDADAGQIIVDNTWKAETYEESLSCKLGEALEENYNLGFNWANLCVDDSTHANVIAFDSGEGDGFYASYFGLDAEGCIVAVVTEFMSGDLL